A DNA window from Lagenorhynchus albirostris chromosome 5, mLagAlb1.1, whole genome shotgun sequence contains the following coding sequences:
- the SUCNR1 gene encoding succinate receptor 1: MAWNATCENWQAVEAALEKYYLSIFYGFEFIVGILGNTAVVFGYLFCLKNWNSSNIYLFNLSICDLAFLCTLPMLMRQYAQGKWTYGDVLCISNRYVLHANLYTSILFLTFISIDRYMLMKYPFREHFLQKKKFAVLISSAIWGLVTLELLPILSLINPVVASKHTNCTDYASSGDPSNVLIYSICLTFLGFLIPLFVMCFFYFKIGVFLKHRSRQLSTALPLEKPLTLVIMAVVIFSVLFTPYHIMRNVRIASRWGIWKQTPCTKATINSLYIVTRPLAFLNSVINPVFYFFMGDHFREMLMDKLRYLFKFLTSFRRAHGLTFSFREN; the protein is encoded by the coding sequence gCATGGAATGCAACTTGTGAAAACTGGCAGGCAGTGGAGGCTGCTCTGGAAAAGTACTACCTTTCCATTTTTTACGGGTTTGAGTTTATTGTAGGAATCCTTGGGAATACTGCTGTTGTTTTCGGCTACctcttctgcctgaagaactggAACAGCAGTAACATCTATCTCTTTAATCTCTCTATCTGTGACTTGGCTTTTTTGTGTACCCTCCCCATGCTGATGAGACAATATGCCCAGGGAAAATGGACATATGGGGATGTGCTCTGCATAAGCAACCGATATGTACTTCATGCTAACCTCTACACCAGCATTCTTTTCCTCACTTTTATCAGCATTGATCGATACATGCTCATGAAGTATCCGTTCCGGGAACACTTCctacaaaagaaaaagtttgctgttTTAATCTCTTCGGCCATTTGGGGTTTAGTAACCTTAGAGCTCCTGCCCATACTTTCTCTTATAAATCCTGTTGTAGCTTCCAAACACACCAACTGTACTGATTATGCAAGTTCTGGAGACCCCAGTAACGTCCTCATTTACAGCATATGTCTAACCTTCTTGGGGTTCCTCattcctctttttgtgatgtGCTTCTTTTATTTCAAGATTGGTGTCTTCCTGAAGCATAGGAGCAGGCAGCTCTCTACTGCTTTGCCCCTTGAGAAGCCTCTCACCTTAGTCATCATGGCAGTTGTGATCTTCTCCGTGCTTTTTACTCCCTATCACATCATGCGAAACGTGAGGATTGCTTCACGCTGGGGGATCTGGAAGCAGACCCCATGCACTAAGGCCACCATCAACTCCTTGTACATTGTGACTCGGCCGTTGGCCTTTCTGAACAGTGTCATCAACcctgtcttctatttctttatgggAGATCATTTCAGGGAGATGCTGATGGATAAACTGAGATATCTCTTCAAGTTCCTTACATCCTTCAGAAGAGCTCACGGACTAACATTTTCATTCAGGGAAAACTGA